From Lolium perenne isolate Kyuss_39 chromosome 5, Kyuss_2.0, whole genome shotgun sequence, a single genomic window includes:
- the LOC127301805 gene encoding nuclear pore complex protein NUP58, translated as MAFSFSSPAQQNPFQTPAPSNPFQTPSSANPFQTPTSANPFQTPVSANPFQTPAQAQTPSPSPSPFQFNFQQPQQQQQQQQQQQLAASTAQPQQQQQLLTLYTTEGKPAGYSTKWEELHPESQKALLQIEDKIREYKDESERLDQCSRLHDSSISNVNFELDASRIAQELAGTATVIEREKASVQELMTVVNEMMWNTEFAIRSYMMLRPRFIKSASGSSPNQPVALAPTSDFYSGIPKRPSHFMVQTVNKFEKYLDECCKWINELEQLVQIETSKRSSSSVESLPKVMSNVHDYFIYVASKVENLHQYVVTMKTEYLHGQRRLGNASDPFLEANRREAAKQEAAARRVHPTLHLPAPVQPTTQTSASTTSQPQQSLLPATATSSSAVAAFSMPASAPSTSSLFSTPTTPSLFSTPTTSLTTNLFGTTGSAQLSTPFGTSSTPTVGSTPAPSGFGTITPSFPSTPAIAGTSLFSTPFGGGATASGSSFGGTSKGRSKARGRR; from the exons ATGGCGTTCTCCTTCTCCTCGCCAGCGCAGCAGAACCCATTCCAGACCCCAGCGCCGTCGAACCCGTTCCAGACCCCATCGTCGGCGAACCCGTTCCAGACCCCAACGTCGGCGAACCCGTTCCAGACCCCAGTGTCGGCGAACCCGTTCCAGACGCCGGCGCAGGCGCAGACGCCGTCCCCGTCGCCTTCCCCGTTCCAGTTCAACTTCCAGCAaccccagcagcagcagcaacaacagcagcagcagcagctggcCGCGTCGACGGCGCAGcctcagcagcagcagcagctgctgACGCTGTACACAACGGAGGGGAAGCCCGCCGGGTACAGCACCAAGTGGGAGGAGCTTCACCCCGAGTCGCAGAAGGCGCTGCTTCAGATCGA GGATAAAATACGGGAGTACAAGGATGAGAGCGAGAGGTTAGACCAGTGCAGTCGGCTTCATGACTCCTCAATCTCGAATGTTAATTTTGAGCTGGATGCAAGTCGCATTGCTCAG GAACTCGCAGGAACTGCCACCGTAATTGAGAGAGAGAAGGCATCAGTTCAAGAATTAATGACTGTTGTCAATGAAATGATGTGGAACACAGAATTTGCTATTCGCTCATATATGATGTTGAGGCCAAGGTTCATCAAATCAGCCAGTGGTTCTTCACCCAATCAGCCTGTGGCTTTGGCACCAACCAGCGATTTCTATAGTGGCATCCCAAAGAGGCCTTCCCATTTTATGGTACAAACTGTAAACAAGTTTGAGAAGTATCTTGATGAATGCTGCAAATGGATTAATGAGCTAGAGCAGCTGGTTCAAATCGAGACAAGTAAAAGATCATCTTCTTCTGTGGAATCTCTACCAAAAGTTATGTCCAATGTGCATGACTATTTCATCTATGTTGCTTCAAAG GTGGAAAATCTTCATCAGTATGTTGTGACAATGAAAACTGAGTATCTTCATGGCCAGCGCCGTCTGGGTAATGCAAGTGATCCATTTCTAGAGGCAAATAGAAGAGAAGCAGCCAAACAAGAAGCAGCTGCCAGAAGGGTCCATCCAACATTGCACTTGCCTGCTCCTGTACAGCCCACAACACAAACTTCAGCATCAACGACAAGCCAACCACAGCAATCTTTGCTACCAGCTACAGCAACCTCCTCGAGTGCCgttgcagcttttagcatgccggcTTCTGCTCCGTCCACTTCGAGTCTCTTCTCGACACCAACTACTCCAAGTCTCTTTTCGACACCCACTACAAGTCTCACGACTAACCTTTTTGGTACAACTGGGTCAGCCCAGCTGTCCACACCATTTGGGACATCCTCCACTCCTACAGTTGGATCAACACCAGCTCCGTCTGGATTTGGGACTATCACCCCATCTTTTCCTTCAACGCCTGCTATAGCTGGAACTTCACTATTTTCTACGCCATTTGGAG GTGGAGCTACAGCTTCAGGGTCCAGCTTTGGTGGCACATCT AAAGGGAGGTCAAAGGCCCGGGGCAGACGCTAG
- the LOC127301806 gene encoding uncharacterized protein: protein MRRHLGLLPRLLLRRHMHRRTKPTTTPPLPPPPNPPRPPQKPEPATIHGETWHDSYAWMGSLADAAAMRHMDVHMEAEERYAEACLAAAGADRLARKLQLEMASRLASEACTTPARWGPWLYYRRADEGKQYPVLCRRSAALHGEFVSYSDPSAGFDFTAGKRIEQKLVDYNKEAERFGGYSYEELSEVSPDHRYIAYTMYDKDKDSFTLLVRDMVTGTLCDKPRADRVSNISWAMDGKALVYVVTNEDRRPYRLYCSIIGSSKDDILILEEPGENIYLNIRHTKDFRYITLNVFSDTHSKVYLIKGSDPLSRMKLVWEGESQVHCIVEHHHGRLYLFTDASREGVRVNSHYLMQSDVESPGPKSWKNVFLEEPGIILEDVDFCSTHMVLILKQGRKLSLCSVNLPLPENIHVPAHLSDFHPSELPLPSHVCQILSGPNYDYYSSTMRFTISSPVMPDAVVDYNLLNGKWQIVQQQNMLHERTKVLYGNAFASSMGKLSSDGADLSSQDLGDCDWNELSEYYACEYYDVPSKDGVLVPLTLVYSRKHKQEGNPGLLHGHGAYGEILDKRWRSELKSLLDRGWVIAYADVRGGGGYGKEWHQDGARTKKMNSIYDFVSCGEFLLEKGIIQENKLAGWGYSAGGLLVASAINTRPDLFRAAVLKVPFLDVCNTLLHPILPLTAIDYEEFGFPVDHEEFLAIKKYSPYDNIQKDVPYPAVFVTSSFNTRFGVWEAAKWVAKVRELTQYDPERPVILNLTTDVVEESKYLETKELATETAFLIKMVNNT, encoded by the exons ATGCGCCGCCACCTAGGCCTCCTgccgcgcctcctcctccgccgccacaTGCACCGCCGCACCAAGCCCACCACCACCCCACCCCTACCCCCACCTCCCAACCCGCCGCGCCCGCCGCAGAAACCCGAGCCCGCCACCATCCACGGCGAGACGTGGCACGACAGCTACGCGTGGATGGGGTCGCTGGCCGACGCCGCCGCCATGCGCCACATGGACGTGCACATGGAGGCCGAGGAGAGGTACGCCGAGGCCTGCCTCGCCGCCGCGGGCGCCGACCGGCTCGCCCGCAAGCTCCAGCTCGAGATGGCCTCCCGCCTCGCCTCCGAGGCCTGCACCACGCCCGCGCGCTGGGGCCCCTGGCTCTACTACCGCCGCGCCGACGAGGGCAAGCAGTACCCCGTCCTCTGCCGCCGCTCCGCGGCCCTACACGGGGAGTTCGTCTCATACAGCGACCCCTCCGCCGGGTTCGACTTCACCGCGGGGAAGCGCATCGAGCAGAAACTTGTGGATTACAACAAGGAGGCCGAGCGATTCGGAG GATACTCGTATGAGGAGCTGTCTGAAGTTTCTCCAGATCACCGCTATATTGCATACACCATGTATGACAAAGATAAGGACTCCTTCACTTTATTGGTCAGGGATATGGTGACAGGCACACTTTGTGATAAACCTCGTGCCGACCGGGTCTCAAATATTTCATGGGCTATGGATGGGAAAGCACTGGTTTATGTTGTTACAAACGAGGACAGAAGACCATATcg GCTGTATTGCAGCATTATTGGATCTAGCAAGGATGATATTCTCATACTGGAAGAACCTGGTGAGAATATTTATTTGAATATCAGACATACCAAGGATTTTCGGTATATAACGTTAAATGTCTTTTCAGACACACACTCAAAG GTATATTTAATAAAGGGTTCTGATCCCTTGTCCAGAATGAAACTTGTATGGGAAGGTGAATCCCAAGTTCACTGCATTGTGGAACATCATCATGGACGCCTGTATTTATTTACAGATGCCTCAAGAGAAGGTGTTCGTGTTAATTCACATTACCTAATGCAGTCTGATGTGGAATCTCCTGGGCCAAAGAGTTGGAAG AATGTTTTCCTTGAGGAACCAGGTATTATTCTTGAAGATGTTGACTTCTGTAGTACTCATATGGTGCTGATTTTGAAACAAGGCAGGAAACTCAGTCTTTGTTCAGTTAATCTGCCTCTACCTGAAAATATTCAT GTACCTGCCCATTTATCAGATTTTCACCCATCTGAATTGCCTCTTCCCAGTCATGTGTGTCAGATTTTATCTGGGCCAAATTATGACTATTATTCCTCAACAATGCGTTTCACAATATCATCACCCGTG ATGCCAGATGCAGTTGTTGATTACAACTTACTGAATGGAAAGTGGCAAATAGTGCAACAACAAAACATGCTTCATGAGAGAACAAAGGTACTGTATGGGAATGCTTTTGCTTCTAGTATGGGCAAGCTATCTTCAGATGGAGCTGATTTGTCAAGTCAAGATTTGGGAGATTGTGACTGGAATGAGCTCTCTGAGTACTATGCTTGCGAGTACTATGATGTTCCATCGAAGGACGGAGTTTTGGTTCCACTTACCTTGGTATATTCACGAAAGCACAAGCAAGAGGGGAATCCAGGATTGCTTCATGGGCATGGTGCCTATGGTGAGATTCTGGATAAACGTTGGCGTAGTGAGTTAAAGAGCCTACTGGATCGTGGTTGGGTGATTGCATATGCTGATGTTAG GGGTGGTGGAGGCTATGGCAAGGAGTGGCACCAAGATGGTGCGCGTACCAAAAAGATGAACTCTATATATGATTTTGTCTCTTGCGGTGAATTTCTTCTTGAGAAAGGTATCATACAAGAAAATAAGCTTGCTGGATGGGGATACAGTGCTGGTGGACTTCTGGTGGCTTCGGCAATTAATACTCGTCCAGATTTGTTTCGTGCTGCTGTTTTAAAg GTCCCTTTCTTGGATGTTTGCAACACTCTTCTCCATCCAATTCTACCTCTCACAGCCATTGATTATGAAGAATTTGGGTTTCCTGTGGACCATGAAGAGTTCCTCGCAATAAAAAAGTATTCTCCTTATGATAATATCCAGAAGGATGTTCCTTACCCAGCTGTGTTTGTGACATCATCATTTAATACAAG GTTTGGTGTATGGGAAGCAGCTAAATGGGTTGCAAAAGTCCGTGAACTTACTCAATATGATCCAGAGAGGCCTGTAATTCTCAACTTGACAACAGATGTTGTCGAAGAAAGCAAGTATCTGGAAACCAAGGAATTAGCAACAGAGACTGCTTTTCTAATTAAAATGGTGAACAATACCTGA